In Gopherus flavomarginatus isolate rGopFla2 chromosome 5, rGopFla2.mat.asm, whole genome shotgun sequence, one DNA window encodes the following:
- the SLC10A1 gene encoding hepatic sodium/bile acid cotransporter isoform X2, with protein sequence MAKLTATINNTRGVYGSPESWNPKHTENTSLPNFTLTFTFRQRATDQALNGILIAVLSIVMVSLGCTMQLSKIKTHFWKPKGVAVAVVAQYGIMPLTAFALGKLFHLGPIESLAVLICGCCPGGNLSNIFSLASKGDMNLSIVMTTCSTLLALGLMPLLLYLYSRGMYQGNLEGKVPYKGIVISLAMMLIPCTIGIFLKEKKPQYARLIIKAGMIVLLVSSVPIIALFVTSVGNSFLIIFSPPLLGMSALMPFIGFLLGYMLSSLFKLNDRCRRTVCMETGCQNVQLCSTILRVAFAPDVIGPLFFFPFLYMVFQLGEGFLLILAFRVHEKLKKPNDTAKMIYTAVDDIAQETEPPAK encoded by the exons ATGGCTAAGCTCACAGCAACAATTAATAACACCAGAGGAGTCTATGGGAGCCCAGAATCCTGGAACCCAAAGCACACTGAGAATACCTCCTTGCCCAACTTTACACTGACTTTCACGTTTCGCCAACGGGCCACTGACCAAGCACTGAATGGAATCCTCATTGCTGTCCTCAGCATTGTCATGGTGTCACTGGGGTGCACCATGCAGCTCTCCAAGATCAAGACTCACTTCTGGAAACCTAAAGGGGTGGCCGTTGCTGTGGTGGCTCAGTATGGCATAATGCCTCTGACAGCCTTTGCCCTGGGAAAGCTCTTCCATTTGGGACCTATTGAGTCTCTGGCTGTGCTCATCTGTGGTTGCTGTCCAGGTGGAAACCTCTCAAACATTTTTAGTCTGGCATCAAAAGGAGATATGAACCTGAG CATTGTGATGACCACATGCTCAACGCTCCTGGCACTTGGGCTGATGCCTCTTCTACTGTATCTTTACTCAAGAGGGATGTACCAGGGCAACCTAGAGGGCAAAGTACCTTACAAGGGAATAGTCATCTCCTTGGCCATGATGCTCATTCCCTGCACCATTGGCATCTTCCTGAAGGAGAAGAAGCCACAGTATGCTCGCCTCATCATCAAG GCAGGGATGATTGTGTTGCTTGTATCATCTGTTCCAATAATCGCTCTGTTTGTGACAAGTGTTGGAAACAGTTTTTTGATCATCTTCTCACCACCCCTACTGGGAATGTCTGCCTTGATGCCTTTTATTGGTTTCCTGCTTGGCTACATGCTATCTTCACTTTTCAAGCTCAATGACAG GTGCAGGCGGACAGTCTGCATGGAGACTGGTTGCCAGAATGTGCAGCTCTGCTCTACCATCCTCAGAGTGGCCTTTGCCCCTGATGTCATTGGACCCCTTTTCTTCTTCCCGTTCCTATACATGGTATTCCAGCTTGGAGAGGGCTTTCTCCTGATACTGGCCTTCAGGGTTCATGAAAAGCTAAAGAAACCAAACG ATACAGCAAAAATGATCTACACAGCTGTGGATGATATTGCACAAGAAACAGAACCACCAGCAAAATAG
- the SLC10A1 gene encoding hepatic sodium/bile acid cotransporter isoform X1, with translation MAKLTATINNTRGVYGSPESWNPKHTENTSLPNFTLTFTFRQRATDQALNGILIAVLSIVMVSLGCTMQLSKIKTHFWKPKGVAVAVVAQYGIMPLTAFALGKLFHLGPIESLAVLICGCCPGGNLSNIFSLASKGDMNLSIVMTTCSTLLALGLMPLLLYLYSRGMYQGNLEGKVPYKGIVISLAMMLIPCTIGIFLKEKKPQYARLIIKAGMIVLLVSSVPIIALFVTSVGNSFLIIFSPPLLGMSALMPFIGFLLGYMLSSLFKLNDRCRRTVCMETGCQNVQLCSTILRVAFAPDVIGPLFFFPFLYMVFQLGEGFLLILAFRVHEKLKKPNGKCSLTKTSLLFLQAFHLKVVYKPHTDITAPITELQLSLGWNSVIDS, from the exons ATGGCTAAGCTCACAGCAACAATTAATAACACCAGAGGAGTCTATGGGAGCCCAGAATCCTGGAACCCAAAGCACACTGAGAATACCTCCTTGCCCAACTTTACACTGACTTTCACGTTTCGCCAACGGGCCACTGACCAAGCACTGAATGGAATCCTCATTGCTGTCCTCAGCATTGTCATGGTGTCACTGGGGTGCACCATGCAGCTCTCCAAGATCAAGACTCACTTCTGGAAACCTAAAGGGGTGGCCGTTGCTGTGGTGGCTCAGTATGGCATAATGCCTCTGACAGCCTTTGCCCTGGGAAAGCTCTTCCATTTGGGACCTATTGAGTCTCTGGCTGTGCTCATCTGTGGTTGCTGTCCAGGTGGAAACCTCTCAAACATTTTTAGTCTGGCATCAAAAGGAGATATGAACCTGAG CATTGTGATGACCACATGCTCAACGCTCCTGGCACTTGGGCTGATGCCTCTTCTACTGTATCTTTACTCAAGAGGGATGTACCAGGGCAACCTAGAGGGCAAAGTACCTTACAAGGGAATAGTCATCTCCTTGGCCATGATGCTCATTCCCTGCACCATTGGCATCTTCCTGAAGGAGAAGAAGCCACAGTATGCTCGCCTCATCATCAAG GCAGGGATGATTGTGTTGCTTGTATCATCTGTTCCAATAATCGCTCTGTTTGTGACAAGTGTTGGAAACAGTTTTTTGATCATCTTCTCACCACCCCTACTGGGAATGTCTGCCTTGATGCCTTTTATTGGTTTCCTGCTTGGCTACATGCTATCTTCACTTTTCAAGCTCAATGACAG GTGCAGGCGGACAGTCTGCATGGAGACTGGTTGCCAGAATGTGCAGCTCTGCTCTACCATCCTCAGAGTGGCCTTTGCCCCTGATGTCATTGGACCCCTTTTCTTCTTCCCGTTCCTATACATGGTATTCCAGCTTGGAGAGGGCTTTCTCCTGATACTGGCCTTCAGGGTTCATGAAAAGCTAAAGAAACCAAACGGCAAGTGTAGTTTAACTAAAACCTCTCTCCTGTTCCTACAGGCTTTTCATCTCAAAGTAGTGTATAAACCACACACTGATAtcactgcccccatcactgaactgcagctatctctggggtggaactcagttatagactcatag
- the SRSF5 gene encoding serine/arginine-rich splicing factor 5 isoform X2 yields MSGCRVFIGRLNPAAREKDVERFFKGYGRIRDIDLKRGFGFVEFEDPRDADDAVYELDGKELCSERVTIEHARARSRGGRGRGRYSDRFSSRRPRNDRRNAPPVRTENRLIVENLSSRVSWQPICVVGLMTRSACGLS; encoded by the exons ATGAGTGGCTGCCGCGTATTCATCGGGAGGCTGAACCCTGCAGCCAGGGAGAAGGATGTGGAGAGATTCTTCAAGGGATACGGGCGCATCCGGGACATAGATCTGAAAAGGGGCTTCGGATTTGTG GAATTTGAGGATCCAAGGGATGCAGATGATGCAGTCTATGAACTGGATGGAAAGGAGCTCTGCAGTGAGAG GGTTACAATTGAACATGCACGGGCCCGTTCTAGAGGTGGCAGAGGCAGAGGGCGATACTCTGATCGCTTTAGTAGCCGACGTCCACGTAATGACAGGAG AAATGCCCCACCTGTACGAACAGAAAACCGTCTGATAGTAGAGAATCTGTCTtcccgagtcagctggcag CCTATCTGTGTCGTTGGCCTTATGACGAGGAGTGCCTGTGGGTTATCCTAA
- the SRSF5 gene encoding serine/arginine-rich splicing factor 5 isoform X1 has translation MSGCRVFIGRLNPAAREKDVERFFKGYGRIRDIDLKRGFGFVEFEDPRDADDAVYELDGKELCSERVTIEHARARSRGGRGRGRYSDRFSSRRPRNDRRNAPPVRTENRLIVENLSSRVSWQDLKDFMRQAGEVTFADAHRPKLNEGVVEFASYSDLKNAIEKLSGKEINGRKIKLIEGSKRHSRSRSRSRSRSRSSSRSRSRSRSRSRKSYTRSRSRSRSKSRSVSRSPMPEKSQKRGSSSRSKSPASVDRQRSRSRSRSVDSGN, from the exons ATGAGTGGCTGCCGCGTATTCATCGGGAGGCTGAACCCTGCAGCCAGGGAGAAGGATGTGGAGAGATTCTTCAAGGGATACGGGCGCATCCGGGACATAGATCTGAAAAGGGGCTTCGGATTTGTG GAATTTGAGGATCCAAGGGATGCAGATGATGCAGTCTATGAACTGGATGGAAAGGAGCTCTGCAGTGAGAG GGTTACAATTGAACATGCACGGGCCCGTTCTAGAGGTGGCAGAGGCAGAGGGCGATACTCTGATCGCTTTAGTAGCCGACGTCCACGTAATGACAGGAG AAATGCCCCACCTGTACGAACAGAAAACCGTCTGATAGTAGAGAATCTGTCTtcccgagtcagctggcag GATCTCAAAGACTTCATGAGACAAGCTGGGGAAGTAACCTTTGCAGATGCACACAGGCCTAAGCTAAATGAAGG ggtggtTGAGTTTGCCTCTTACAGTGACTTAAAGAATGCTATTGAAAAGCTCTCTGGCAAAGAAATCAATGGAAGGAAAATTAAACTAATTGAAGGCAGCAAAAGACACAG TAGGTCCAGAAGCAGGTCTCGTTCCCGTAGCAGGAGCTCGTCCAGGTCTCGCAGCCGTTCTCGTTCCCGAAGCCGCAAGTCTTACACCAGGTCCAGGAGTAGGAGTCGTAGCAAGTCTCGTTCAGTTAGTAGGTCTCCAATGCCTGAGAAGAGCCAGAAACGAGGTTCTTCTAGTAGATCAAAATCTCCGGCATCTGTGGATCGGCAGCGGTCTCGGTCAAGGTCCAGATCCGTTGACAGTGGAAATTGA